Proteins encoded in a region of the Burkholderia ubonensis subsp. mesacidophila genome:
- a CDS encoding ABC transporter ATP-binding protein has translation MLKISDPIIEVHHVCKRVADATGELTILDGIDLTVRSGSSLAIVGASGSGKSTLLGLLAGLDSATSGTVRLLGQPLDQLDEDARAALRNGAVGFVFQSFQLMPHLTALENVMLPLELQGGVSARDAADRARALLVQVGLGERTTHYPKLLSGGEQQRVALARAFVTRPSILFADEPTGSLDAATGHAVIDLMFELNRTHGSTLVLVTHDPELARRCATTVTLDAGRIVAPRAAQRGA, from the coding sequence ATGCTCAAGATTAGCGATCCGATCATCGAAGTCCATCACGTATGCAAGCGTGTCGCCGATGCGACGGGCGAACTGACGATCCTCGACGGCATCGATCTCACGGTGCGCTCCGGCAGCAGCCTCGCGATCGTCGGCGCGTCGGGGTCCGGCAAATCGACGCTGCTCGGCCTGCTCGCGGGGTTGGACAGCGCGACGAGCGGCACGGTTCGCCTGCTCGGCCAGCCGCTCGACCAGCTCGACGAGGATGCACGCGCGGCATTGCGCAATGGCGCAGTCGGGTTCGTGTTCCAGTCGTTCCAGTTGATGCCGCATCTGACCGCGCTCGAAAACGTGATGCTGCCGCTCGAGCTGCAAGGCGGCGTCAGCGCGCGTGACGCGGCCGACCGTGCGCGGGCGCTGCTCGTGCAGGTCGGGCTCGGCGAACGCACGACGCACTATCCGAAGCTGCTGTCCGGCGGCGAGCAACAGCGCGTCGCGCTCGCGCGCGCGTTCGTCACCCGCCCGTCGATCCTGTTCGCCGACGAGCCGACCGGCAGCCTCGATGCGGCGACCGGTCACGCGGTCATCGACCTGATGTTCGAACTCAATCGCACGCACGGCTCGACACTCGTGCTTGTCACGCACGATCCGGAACTCGCGCGCCGCTGTGCGACGACAGTGACGCTCGACGCGGGGCGGATCGTGGCGCCGCGCGCGGCGCAGCGGGGCGCCTGA